The Deltaproteobacteria bacterium genomic sequence CAGGTGGGCAAATTTGCAGTTGCTCCAAACGACCCAAATAGAGTCTATGTTCCAATGAAGGTGACAAGTCCGGCAAATCAAGCCGGCATTTGGATTGTTACGCCTTCTGCTGCTGTCTTGAGAAACAATACTCATGGTTTAGATTTGGATCATCAGCAACCTGGACAACTAAATTACTACTCAGTCGCAGTAGATCCTAATCATCCCAATGTAATTTACGCCGGTCAAGCTGTTGGCGCAGGATTATCAGAGGGCAGTGGTGTTTCCCGCTCGACCGATTTCGGCAATACCTGGACCAATATCTCGAACAATTTAAGTCCGTGGTTTGGCGTTAATACGTTAACAGTCAATCCGCACGATAGTTATGTTTACATGAATGGTTTTATGGGCACCTGGAAATTCCCCCCACCCGGAACCAGCTCTGTCGATACAACTCCACCTAGCGGCTCTCTTAGCATTAACGGCGGTGCGGGAACAACTACCTCATCCACTGTGACACTAAACCTATCGGCGAGCGATAGCATTGGAGTAACAGGGTATTTTGTGTCTAACTCCTCTACTCCGCCGCAGCTAAACACTTCTGGCTGGGTAGCCGTTACTTCTACGACTGCGTTTAGCAAACAAGTTGCTCATTTGCTCTTAACAGGAACTGGTACGAGAACGGCTTATGCCTGGTATAGGGATGCCGCCGGAAATATCTCTAGTATGGCAGCGGACTCAATTGAAGTGCAGGGAGCAGCGCTAAGCGTTTCCGCAAAGAAGACCCTATCCCCACTTGCCATTGATGGCAAGTTGTCGGAGGGAGCATGGGATCTCTCGCAATCAGTAGTGAAGCTAGTTTCTGGGACTAACAATAACACCACTACCTTTGGAGCCTTATGGGACGGCAGTTATTTGTACGTGGGCATCAAGGTTCTCGATAGCACCTTATTTAATGATTCTGCCGATGTGTGGGCGGATGATGGCGTAGAAATCTACATCGATGGCAACCACAACCATGGCGCAAACTATGATGGCTTTGATCGACAGTTTATTAAGGGCTACAACGATACAAGTCTCACGGCGCCACAGAACGCAAACGGCGTCTTGCATGGCACTGCCAGCATTAGCGGTGGGTATACCGTTGAATTGGCGATCCCATGGAGCAACCTGGGTATTTCTGCGGCTAATGACATAACAATTGGCTTTGATGTGCAAAACAACGATGACGATAATGGCGGTAATCGAGATGGCGTTAAGGACTGGAACTCCTCGCAAGACATCAACTACAGCAGTACCCTTAATTTCGGCCACCTAGTTCTGTCCAGTGAGACAGTGGGTGCCAATGTGCCGCCAAGTGCGCCTACGGGAGTCCGTGTTGTTCAGTAGACATACTATCTTCGCGGACTTTCACCACAAACTCCTCGCATCTCCATATTTCCAAAACAAACACAGCGGATATCCGATCTTATAAGACTGAACTTCGTAGTGAGGGATACAACAGAATTGTTAGAAAAATATTACGATTTAGTTAAAAATCAAAAAAATATTTATTTGTTTCGCCTACGGGGTGAAAGACTATAAAATTATTTCCTTGCTAAATCTAGCGGAATTGCAATTGAAAAACGAGAGCCCATGCCGAGATGGCTCTCAACCGAAACTCTTCCACCATGAACTTGAACAATGTGTTTAACTATAGCTAGCCCAAGTCCAGTTCCTCCAATACTTCGACTTCGTGCTTTATCGACGCGATAAAAGCGTTCAAATAATCGAGGCAAATGTTCTCTCGGAATTCCCAGCCCCTTATCCTCTACATCAATAACCACTTCATGATTATCCACCTTTGCCGTTAAATGAACAAAGCTATCTTGACCACTATACTTAATGGCATTGTCAACTAGATTAGTAATTGCTTGTTCAATCAAAAAGCGATCGCAAGTCATCATTAATCTGTCGTCGCATTGATATTCAATGCGAATATTTTTCTCCTCCAGGCGAGCACGGCAGTTTGCGATTGCGGCGCGAAGTATAGTTATGACGAACTCCTCTTCGAGTGAAAGCAACTCATCTCTTTGCTCTCCTTCTAATCGCGCTAAAGTTAAAAGATCGCTAACAATTCGGTCTAGGCGATCCGCTTGCTTCAAAACTATATCTAAAAACCTATTTAAGTCCTTTTCGTTATCCTTTGCTCCCTGAATGAGCGTCTCTACAAATCCCTTTATGGAAGTTACCGGTGTCTTTAGCTCATGTGAAACGTTGGCAACGAAATCAATGCGAACTTGCTCTGAATGCTTAAGACGCTCTAGCATTTCATCAATTGTCTTAGCTAACTCGTTAATCTCCTTTATATCGTATTCTGGCAGCTTATCGTCAAAACTGGTTCGCGAAAAATGTTCAAGTCTATGACGAATTTCCTCAAGCGACACTTTGATGCGTCGATAAAAAGCAAAACATAAAACCGCCACGACAAGCGCCAGGGCGCAAGATACTAACAGTACTTTATCAACAACTCTTCTAAACTCCGCTGCATCCTGCAAGTTTATTTCTAATCCCTGAAGTCTAGTAAGCGCCTGCTCATCTAAAACAGCTTCAAGACTAAACTTGGCATACAAGGCAACGACACAAACCGCCAAAAAAAATACTGTAGCAAGTAGCGCATACTGCATTCTAATTGAGTATCTTTTTGCCAATTATTTGCTTATTCCTTAAAACGATATCCAACGCCGCGAACAGTTTCTACAAGCTTTCCCTGCTCGCCAAGCTTTTTCCTAAGTCCCACTATTTGAACATCTACTGAGCGATCCGTTACGGGATAATCTTCGCCTTTAATAGCATCTACAATTTGATAGCGCGTAAACACCCAACCGGGATGTCGCATCAAAAAGTGCAGTAGGCGAAATTCACTAAGGGTTAAATCTATATTATTCTCTCCAAGTTTTACGACAAATCGCCGTGGATCTATAGAAATGCCAGCCTTAAAAAGAATGGCACTATCATCGGGTAGTTTCTCCTCCTTCCTACGCAAAACTGCCTTCACCCGTGCTACCAAGACAGTCGGGCTAAATGGCTTGGTAACATAGTCATCCGCCCCGAGCTCTAACCCTCTCACGATATCTGGTTCTTCCCCTTTTGCTGAGATCATTACTATTGGCACAGACTTAAGCGAACTATCGCCTCTTATCTTTGAACAAACCTCTATTCCATCGATACCAGGCAACATTAGATCTAAAATTATTAGCCCAGGATTGCTCTCCCTTGCCCGCAAAAGTCCTGCCTCGCCTGACGATACTCCGATTACCCTAAACCCCTCGCGCTCTAAGTTGTAAGTTATCAATTCAAGAATGCTCTCCTCATCCTCAATAACTAAAATGATTTTTGATTTCATAAGCAGCAAACAATCATGAACTCGCAGACGCTCACGTTACGAGCATTTACCTCACCCAACCCCCACCCGGGGCAACCAATTTAAATGCTTCGGCAAGTACCAGTTCCACCTTCCAAGAAGCACCATGCTTGCCGGTAGCAGCAGCGAGCGAATTATCGTAGCATCAATAATTACCGCAACCGCAAGTCCCAAGCCCAGTTCTTTCATAATAGGCAAACTTAGGCATCCAATAACAAAAAAGACCATGACCATGATAAGCGCAGCACCTGTAATAGTTCTAAAAGTGCCATCCACTCCACGCTCTACCGCCATCTTTATGTCTCGGCCCTTTTTTGACTCCTCGTAAACCCTAGAGAGCAAAAATACGTGATAGTCCATAGAAAGTCCAAACAAGATCGAAAACAACAGAGGCGGAACAAAACTCTCAATCACTGCATAGTTTACTGCCGCAATGCCACTAATTTGAAAAAATATTACAAGCACGCCAAAAGACGCCATAGTCGAGAATATATTTAGAATTAATGCCTTTAGGGGAACGACCACCGAGCGAAAAACGATAAGCAAAAATATCAAACTAACTCCCACAACTGCGCCAAACACAATTGGCGTGCGCGATATATAACGATTTACATCATCTACTATATAAGGAAGAGTTCCACCCACTGTCCCCTTCATTTTAAGTGGCTCGACCATGTTTGGAAAAATATCTTTGCGAATTCGCTCTATTAGGTCTTTATGCGTAACGTCATTAGCCTTTCCCAAAACCACAAAATGATACCTAATGACTTTCCCGTTTTTGCTAATTTCGACCTTTATCGGACCTCTAACTAACTCGCTTTCAAGCACGGCATCGATAATAGGCTGCAATTCACCAAGGTCGTGCTGCTCCTCTACGGTCTGGCCATATAAGATTAACGAAAAGTCAGTCCCAGATAAGTCAGGAAATGACTGCTCTAAAACCTCAAACGCTCTTCTACTTTGCATGGTTTGCGGAAGCATCTCGGGCTCTATGGTAGAACCCAGATTAATGCGAATGGCAAAGGATCCCAAAAACATAAAAAATAACGTAGTTGCACAGAGTGTAATAATTGGTCGATTCAACGCTATTTTTAGCCAAAACCTCGACCCTCTAATCATCCATTCATTCTTGGGCTTAAAAAT encodes the following:
- a CDS encoding MMPL family transporter, which encodes GTNAIIPGPTNLETLLNNPGEREAIASGLAPKDTLLVILGSDNRHVDDAKFSQASQSLVDTLLKLRSFDSKEKLFKRVETADRTMLGDENFISQDRRHLLIKADTHHSIDRAARELREIPKKLSAWQSGFPDFSLHYLSDGTINNEMVELINSDLDTSLIYTVPLTFLVLVWVFGSLVAAIVPLIIAAFSLFASLGVTSWLSIAIRPVSATASQLVVLLVLAVGIDYSLFIISRVREEVRSGLSYASAIAKATVTTAVAVFWSGVIVVLSLCGLFLMNDSVLASMAISSISSVAITAASAVLILPALLLCLKERIERGVIFKPKNEWMIRGSRFWLKIALNRPIITLCATTLFFMFLGSFAIRINLGSTIEPEMLPQTMQSRRAFEVLEQSFPDLSGTDFSLILYGQTVEEQHDLGELQPIIDAVLESELVRGPIKVEISKNGKVIRYHFVVLGKANDVTHKDLIERIRKDIFPNMVEPLKMKGTVGGTLPYIVDDVNRYISRTPIVFGAVVGVSLIFLLIVFRSVVVPLKALILNIFSTMASFGVLVIFFQISGIAAVNYAVIESFVPPLLFSILFGLSMDYHVFLLSRVYEESKKGRDIKMAVERGVDGTFRTITGAALIMVMVFFVIGCLSLPIMKELGLGLAVAVIIDATIIRSLLLPASMVLLGRWNWYLPKHLNWLPRVGVG
- a CDS encoding response regulator; the protein is MKSKIILVIEDEESILELITYNLEREGFRVIGVSSGEAGLLRARESNPGLIILDLMLPGIDGIEVCSKIRGDSSLKSVPIVMISAKGEEPDIVRGLELGADDYVTKPFSPTVLVARVKAVLRRKEEKLPDDSAILFKAGISIDPRRFVVKLGENNIDLTLSEFRLLHFLMRHPGWVFTRYQIVDAIKGEDYPVTDRSVDVQIVGLRKKLGEQGKLVETVRGVGYRFKE
- a CDS encoding GHKL domain-containing protein; translated protein: MAKRYSIRMQYALLATVFFLAVCVVALYAKFSLEAVLDEQALTRLQGLEINLQDAAEFRRVVDKVLLVSCALALVVAVLCFAFYRRIKVSLEEIRHRLEHFSRTSFDDKLPEYDIKEINELAKTIDEMLERLKHSEQVRIDFVANVSHELKTPVTSIKGFVETLIQGAKDNEKDLNRFLDIVLKQADRLDRIVSDLLTLARLEGEQRDELLSLEEEFVITILRAAIANCRARLEEKNIRIEYQCDDRLMMTCDRFLIEQAITNLVDNAIKYSGQDSFVHLTAKVDNHEVVIDVEDKGLGIPREHLPRLFERFYRVDKARSRSIGGTGLGLAIVKHIVQVHGGRVSVESHLGMGSRFSIAIPLDLARK